The nucleotide sequence GACAAGGTCGTCGGCCTCGAGCTCGGGGCGGACGACTACGTGACCAAGCCGTACTCCTCGCGTGAGCTGGTGGCCCGCGTCCGCGCCGTGCTGCGCCGTCAGGGGGAGCAGGAGGAGCCGATGTCGGCGACCATCAGCGCCGGCCCCGTGCGCATGGACGTCGAGCGGCACGTCGTCTCCGTGGACGGCGAGCAGGTGTCCCTGCCGCTCAAGGAGTTCGAGCTGCTGGAGATGCTGCTGCGCAACGCCGGGCGCGTGCTCACCCGCGGCCAGCTGATCGACCGCGTGTGGGGCTCCGACTACGTGGGGGACACCAAGACCCTCGACGTGCACGTGAAGCGCCTGCGCTCCAAGATCGAGCCCGATCCCTCGAGCCCCCGCTACCTCGTCACGGTGCGCGGCCTGGGCTACAAGTTCGAGGCCTGACCGGCGCGCTCCTCCCGGGACGACGACGGCCCCGGCTCCACCTCGCGGTGGGGCCGGGGCCGTGGCGTGCCGGGCGCGGGCCCGACGGAGGTCAGTGCTCCTCGCCGTAGTGGTGGGTCTCCTCGTGGAGGTGCCCGACGAGATCCTCGTCTGCGGGCTCGACGCCCTCGGGGAGCAGGTCACGGTACTGCTCCTGGGTGGCGCTCAGCAGCGGGACGGCCAGGTCGGCGGTGCCGCCGTTGCCGGAGACGGTCACGGGCAGGATCTCGCCGACCCACACGCCCTCGCGCTCCAGGACGGTCGTGTTCGCGTCGTCCTCGAGCTTGCGGCTCTCGCCGGCGGGGACCCTCAGGGTCGCGGAGCTGCCGCCCTCGGCCTGGAAGGTGTAGGTCTGGTCCTGGCCGGAGGTGTTCTCCACGGTGCCGATCAGGCGGGCGGGACCCGACTCGCCGTCGCCGACGAGGGCGAGGTTGCGGTAGCTCAGGAAGTCCTGCTCCTGGCCGTTGATGCCGTCCGAGGGGGAGTACGGGATGGCGGTGGCGATCGGGTTGAAGGCGGAGCAGCCGGTGGCGCCCAGCAGGGCGACCGCGGCCAGCGCACCTGCGGCGAGGTGGCGCCGGGCGGGCCGGGATGCGTTCTTCACAGAGGTCTCCTCAGGTGCGATGACGTGCTCAGGTGCCCCGAGGCAGGGGCCCTGCGAGGTCAGGCTACCGCATCCCGGGACGCCGGCCGGCCTGTGGCGCTGGGTCGTCCACTATCACATCCGGGGGCCGAAGAGGTGACGGCACGCGCGGCATGACGAGGCCGCATGATAGAATGAGACGACTGAAAGGGGCACAACAACATGGTTTTTGAGGTCGGAGAGACCGTCGTCTACCCCCATCACGGTGCTGCGCGGATCGAGGAGATCAAGATGCGCACCATCAAGGGGGAGGAGAAGATGTACCTCAAGCTCAAGGTGGCGCAGGGAGACCTGACCATCGAGGTCCCTGCGGAGAACGTCGACCTCGTCGGCGTGCGTGACGTCGTGGATGCGGAGGGACTCGAACACGTCATGGAGGTCCTGCGCGCCGAGCACGTGGAGGAGCCGACCAACTGGTCCCGCCGCTACAAGGCGAACCTGGAGAAGCTCGCCAGCGGCGACGTCAACAAGGTGGCCGAGGTCGTCCGCGACCTGTGGCGCCGCGATCAGGACCGAGGCCTGTCCGCCGGTGAGAAGCGCATGCTCTCGAAGGCCCGCCAGGTGCTCGTGTCCGAGCTGGCGCTGGCCAAGAAGGTCACCGAGGAGGAGGCCGAGGGTCGCCTGGACAAGGTGCTCGAGGGCTGACGGGCAGCACACGGCCGGGGAGGGGTCCGCGTCCACGACGCGGGCCCCTCCCCTGTCTCGTCCCCGGCCCGTCCGGCGCCGCCCTGGGGGTCCCGGGCCACGGGTACCGGCGCGCTCCCTAGGATGAGGCCATGCCCACCGCCCTCGTGATCGCCGCCGCCGGCGCCGGCACCCGCCTCGGCGCCGGGCTGCCCAAGGCCCTCGCCCCCCTCGCGGACGGGCGCACCCTCCTGCGCCACTGCCTGGAGTCCGTCGCCGCCGCGCGCGCCGCCGGGCTCGCCCTGGACGCCGTCGTGGTGCTCACCCCGCCGACGGAGGTCGACGCCGGCCGCGTGGCCGCCGAGGTCGACGCCGGCCCGCGCCTGGACGTGCCCGTGCACTGCGTGCCCGGCGGCGCCGAGCGCGCGGACTCGGTCCGCGCCGGACTCGCCGCGGCCTCCCGCGCTCTGGCCGACTTCGCCCCGGCGGGGGCGCCCCGCCGTGTCCTCGTCCACGACGCGGCCCGCGCGCTGACCCCGCCGAGCGTGTTCGGGGCCGTCACGGCGGCGCTCGAGACCGGCGCGGTCGCCGCGGTCCCGGGCCTGCCGCTGACGGACACCGTCAAGCAGGTCACCCCCGGCCGGGGCGGGGTCGACGTCGTCGCGGCCACGCCGGCCCGCGCCGGACTGCGCGCGATCCAGACGCCGCAGGGCTTCGACCTGGACACCCTGCTGGCGGCCCACGAGGCCGTGCGCGCGGACCCCACGCTCGACGCCGCGGCGCTCACCGACGACGCGATGGTCATGGAGGCCGCGGGGCACGAGGTCGTGGTGGTGCCCGGCGACCCGGCCGCGTTCAAGGTCACCGCCCCTGGCGACCTCGACCTCGCCCGCCTCGAGCTCGCCCGCCGCGCCCCCCAGGAGGAGGCTCCCATGGACCAGCCCGCCCGCCCCGCCGCCGCGCCCGCCCCCCTGCCGCGCGTGGGGATCGGCACCGACGTGCACGCGTGGGCACCCGAGGACGCCCCCCGGCCCCTGTGGCTCGGCGGCATCCACTGGCCCGGCGAGCGGGGCGTGGCCGCGACCTCGGACGGGGACGTGGTCGCCCACGCGGCGTGCAACGCCCTGCTCTCCGCCGCCGGCCTCGGCGACCTCGGGGCCGTGTTCGGCGTCGACCGGCCCGAGATGGCGGACGCCTCCGGCGCGGACATGCTCCGCGAGGTGCTGCGCCTGCTGACGGAGGCGGGCCTCGCCGTCGGGAACGTGGCGGTCCAGGTGGTCGCGCCCCGGCCCAAGGTGGGCACGCGCCGCGCGGAGATGGAGGCCGCCCTGTCCGCCGCCCTCGGCGGGGCCCCCGTGTCCGTCTCCGCCGCCACCACGGACCGGCTGGGGTTCATCGGGCGCAGGGAGGGGCTGGTCGGGATCGCGACCGCGCTCGTCGTCCCTGCGGCCTGAGCCCGCGCCGGCGCACCGACTAGGCTGGCAGAGCCCCGTCAGGACCCCGCCCCTCCGGAAGGACCGCGCCCCCATGGCCCAGCGCTTCTACGACACCCGCACCGCGCAGATCCGGGACTTCGAGCCCCTCGTGCCCGGCGAGGCGTCGGTGTACTACTGCGGGGCCACGGTGCAGGGCATGCCGCACGTGGGCCACGTGCGCAGCGCGATCGTGTTCGACATCCTCATCCGCTGGCTCGAGGCCACCGGGCTGCGCGTCACCTCGGTGCGGAACGTGACGGACATCGACGACAAGATCCTCGACCGCTCGGCCGCCTCCCACGAGGCCGGCTTCGAGGCCTCGGACCTCTACCCGGCCCGCGAGCCGTGGTGGGCCCTGGCCTACCGGTTCGAGAAGGCATTCGACGCCGCCTACCTCGCCCTCGGCGTCCGCCGTCCCACCTACGAGCCGCGCGCCACCGGCCACGTGCCCGAGATGTTCGCGCTCATCGAGCGCCTGATGGAGCGCGGCCACGCCTACCCCGCGCAGGACGGCTCGGGCGACGTCTACTTCGACGTCCGGTCCTGGGAGCGCTACGGCGAGCTCACCCGCCAGCGCGTGGAGGACATGCAGGACGCGCCCGACGCCGACCCGCGCGGCAAGCGCGACCCCCACGACTTCGCCCTGTGGAAGGGCGCCAAGCCCGGTGAGCCCGCCACCGCCGTGTGGGAGTCGCCCTGGGGAGCCGGCCGCCCCGGATGGCACCTGGAGTGCTCGGCCATGTCCACGAAGTACCTCGGCGCCGAGTTCGACATCCACGGCGGCGGCCTGGACCTGCGGTTCCCGCACCACGAGAACGAGCTGGCCCAGTCGGCGGCCGCCGGGGACGGCTTCGCCCGCTTCTGGCTGCACAACGGGCTCGTCACCTACGGCGGCGAGAAGATGTCCAAGTCCGTGGGCAACACGATCTCCCCCGAGGAGATGCTCGGCATGGCCCGCCCGACGGCGGTGCGCTACTTCCTGGGGCAGGCCCACTACCGCTCCCAGCTCGACTACCGGCCCGGCGCCCTCGACGAGGCCGAGGCCGTCGTCGAGCGCATCGAGGGCTTCACGGCCCGCGCCCGCGCCGCCGGCGCCGTCCCGCCCGCCCCCGACGGGGCGCTCGCGGACCGCGTGCCCGCCGCCTTCCGCACCGCCATGGAGGACGACCTCAACGTGCCCCAGGCGCTCGCGGCCCTGCACGAGGCCGTGCGCGCCGGCAACTCGGCGCTGGCCGGGCAGGACCTCGACGCCGCGGCCGCCCGCCTGGCCGAGGTGGAGGCCATGACCGCGGTGCTGGGCCTGGACGACGTGCCCGAGGGCGACGACGCCGCGGCCGGCCCGGTGTCGGACGCACTCGACTCGCTCGTCCGCTCGCAGATCGAGGCGCGGGCGCAGGCCCGCGCGGACAAGGACTGGGCCACCGCGGACCGCATCCGGGACGCGCTGGCCGCGGCCGGCGTCGTGGTGGAGGACGGTGCCGACGGCGCCACATGGCGCCTGGCGGACTGACACCTAGACTGGAGGGCGATCCGGCGGCGCCCCGCGTGCCGCCGCCCCCGTCCCCGGCACGCAGGAGTCCCGCCATGTCCACCGCCCCCCGCTCCGGCGGATCCCGCAAGCCCAAGGGCAAGAAGGGCCCCATGAAGGGCACCGGCGGCCACGGTCGCAAGGCGCTCGAGGGCCGCGGACCCACCCCCAAGGCCGAGGACCGGGTCTACCACAAGGCACACCGTGCCAAGCAGCTGGCCGAGCGCTCGGCCGCCAAGCGCGGCTCCGTGACGGACCAGGTCCGCGGCCGCGTGAAGCTCACGGATGAGACGGTCTCCGGCCGCAACCCCGTGCTCGAGGCGCTGCGCGCGGGCATCCCCGCCAAGGCGCTGCACGTGGCCGTGCGCATCGAGATGGACGACCGCGTCAAGGAGGCCCTGCGCCTCTGCCTCGAGCAGGGCGTGCCGGTCCTGGAGAACACCAAGCCGGAGCTGGACCGCCTCTCCGGGGAGGCCGTGCACCAGGGCATCGTGCTGCAGATCCCGCCCTATGAGTACGCGGACGCCACGGCCCTGGCCCTCGACGCGCTCGCGAAGCACGAGAAGGGGCACCTGCGGACACCGCCGCTGCTGATCGCGCTCGACGGCATCACCGACCCCCGCAACCTCGGCGCCATCATCCGGGCCGGCTCCGCGTTCGACGCGGACGGCGTGATCGTGCCCGAGCGGCGCTCCGTCGGCGTGACCGCCACCGCCTGGCGCACCTCGGCCGGCGCGGCCGCGCGGGTGCCCGTGGCCCAGGCCGGCAACCTGAACACCACCCTCGTCGACCTGCACAAGGCCGGTTACTTCGTGCTGGGTCTCGACGGCGGCGGGGACGTCTGCCTGCCCGGGCTCGCCCTGGCCACGGAGCCGCTCGTGCTCGTGGTGGGGGCCGAGGGCAAGGGTCTGTCCCGCATGGTGCGGGAGCACTGCCAGCAGATCGTGTCCATCCCGATCGACTCGACGATGGAGTCCCTCAACGCCTCGATGGCGGTGGGCATCTCCCTGTACGAGATCTCGGTGCAGCGCGCCGGCGGGCGCTGACCTCCACGGCGCCCCCGCCCGGGATGACGGCCAGGCGGGGACGCGGGTGTCGCACACGGCGCCGGCGGGGGCAGAGTGTCTACAGTGACGCCGATCACATGGCAGGATGTCGCGTGGATACGCGCACGTCTTGCCTGTGATGCGTGTCACCGCGCACAGTGTCTGCACTGTGTCCGACGGGCCCCCGTCGGCGAGCGCATCCCGCACCGCACCATCAGAACGAGGTCCGTCTCATGAAGCACCGCTCCCTCCCCCTCACCGCCGCCCTCGCCCTCGCCGCCCTCGGGCTCACGGCGTGCGGCGACTCCGGCTCCGGCGGCTCCGGCTCGTCCTCCGCCGCCGGCGGCGACGGCTCCTACACCGTGGGCATCAACCAGCTCGTCTCCCACCCGGCGCTCGACGGCGCGGCCGAGGGCTTCAAGGAGGCGTTCGAGGACGCCGGCCTGGACGTGACGTTCGAGGAGCAGAACGCCCAGAACGAGCAGGCCACGGTCACCTCCATCGCCTCCACCTTCGCCAACGACGCGGACGTGGACCTCGTGGCCGCCATCGCGACCCCCGCCGCGCAGGGCACCGCCTCGGCCGTGAAGGACAAGCCGGTCGTGTTCATGGCGGTCACCGACCCCAAGGGCGCCGAGCTCGTGGCCTCGGACGAGGCCCCGGGCGGCAACGTCACCGGCGTCTCGGACCGCAACCCGGTCAAGGAGCAGCTGCAGCTGCTCAAGGACGTGAAGCCGGACGCCACGACCGTCGGCATCGTCTACAACTCCGGCGAGGCCAACTCCAAGGTCCAGGTGGACCAGGCCAAGGAGGCCGGCAAGGAGCTGGGCCTCGAGGTCAAGGAGGCCACCATCACCAACTCGTCCGAGGTCCAGCAGGGCGTGCAGTCCCTGTCCGGCGTGGACGGCATCTACGTGCCCACGGACAACGCCGTCGTCTCGGCGCTGGAGACCGTGGTGGGCTACGGCAAGGAGCAGCGCGTCCCCGTCATCTCGGCGGACATCGACTCCGTCGAGCGCGGCGCCCTGGGCACGTACGGCATCGACTACACGGCGCACGGCAAGCAGGCCGGCGAGATGGCCGTGAAGATCCTCAAGGACGGCGCGAAGCCGGCCGAGCTGCCCGTGGGCTACGCCGACCCGGCCAACCTGCAGCTCGTGCTGAACCCGACGGCCGCCGAGGCCTACGGCGTCGAGATCCCCGCCGAGCTCACGGACAGGGCCGACCAGCTCGTCGAGGGCTGATCCCGCGCCTGCCCGCCTCCGCGGCGGCCCGGACCACGGGGTCCGGGCCGCCGCGGAGCACGTCGGCGGCCGGCCCACCCCGTCCCGCCGTCGTCCGTCCCCCTCGCACCGCCCGAAAGGCACCCACCCCATGCTGACCGCAGTGGAACTGGGTCTGATCTACGCCGTCGTCGCGCTCGGCGTGTACCTGACCTTCCGCATCCTCGACTTCCCCGACCTCACGGTGGACGGCTCGTTCACCACCGGCGCCGCCACGGCCGCCGTGCTCATCACGGGCGGCACGCCGGTGCCCCTGGCCATGCTCGCCGCCTTCGTGGCGGGCGCGCTCGCGGGCCTCGTCACCGGCCTGCTGCACACCAAGGGCCGGATCGACGGCCTGCTCGCCGGCATCCTCACGATGATCGCGCTCTACTCGATCAACCTGCGGATCATGGGCAAGGCCAACATCCCCCTGCTCGGCCAGGACACCCTGTTCACGTGGCTCGACGACCTGGGCCTGGCCCGGAACTGGGGCTCGATCCTCGTGCTCTTCCTCGGCGTGTTCGTGGTGAAGCTGATCCTCGACTGGTTCCTGCACACGGACCTGGGCCTCGCCCTGCAGGCGACCGGTGACAACGAGGAGATGATCCGCTCGTACGGCGTCTCCACGGACCGGATGAAGATCCTCGGCCTCATGATCTCCAACGGCCTCGTGGCCCTCGGCGGCTCCCTGCTGGCCATGTACCAGGGCTTCGCGGACATCTCCATGGGCATCGGCCTCATCCTCGTGGGCCTGGCGTCCGTGATCGTGGGCCAGGCCGTGTTCGGCCAGCGCACGGTCTTCTGGGCGACGCTCGCCGTGATCGTCGGCGCCGTGCTCTACCGCCTGATCATCCAGTTCGCCCTCAACGCGGGCCTGAGCCCGAACGACATGAAGCTGATCTCCGCGGCTCTCGTCGTCGTGGCCCTGCTGCTGCCGCGCTTCGGCTTCGCCAAGCGCCTGAGCCTGCGCACTCGGGGCACGGCCGCGACCCCGGGGCCGGCCGCCGCCGCACCGGCCACCGCCGGCATGCCCCTGACCGGCGAGCCGGGCGGCGCCACCCCCGCCGCATCCGCCCCCGAGGAGGCCCCCCGTGCTTGAGATCTCGCAGGTCTCCAAGACCTTCTTCCCGAACACCGTCAACGAGCGGCGCGCGCTGCAGGACATCGACCTGCACCTGGCCGAGGGCGACTTCGTCACCGTGATCGGCTCGAACGGCGCCGGCAAGTCCACGATCCTGAACACGATCGCAGGCAAGCTGCTCCCGGACACCGGCACCGTGGCCGTGGGCGGCAAGGACGTCACCCGCATGCCGGACCACCGCCGCGCGGCCTCGATCGGCCGGGTGTTCCAGGACCCGACGGCGGGCACGGCCCCGAACCTCACGATCGAGGAGAACATGGCCCTGGCCTGGCGACGCGGGCACGCCCGCGGGCTCTCGCGGGGCGTCTCCCGCGCCCGGCGCGCGATGTTCCGCGACGAGCTCACGAAGCTCGAACTCGGCCTGGAGAACCGCCTCACCGCCAAGGTGGGGCTGCTCTCCGGGGGCCAGCGTCAGGCGTTGAGCCTGCTCATGGCCACGTTCTCCGGCCCGAAGATCCTGCTGCTGGACGAGCACACCGCCGCCCTGGACCCGTCCCGGGCGGAGCTGGTGACCCGCCTGACCCGGCAGGTGGTGGCCGAGCACCGGCTCACCACGCTGATGGTCACGCACAACATGTCCCAGGCCCTCGAGGTCGGCAACCGGCTGATCATGATGCACGACGGCCGGATCATCCTCGAGCTGGACGAGCAGGAGAAGGCCGGGCGCACCCCGGCGGACCTGTTGGCCGAGTTCGGCAAGATCAAGGGCGCCGTCGTGGACGACAAGACCATGCTGTCCTGAGCGCTCCGTCCGGCCTCCCCGTCCCCGGCCCGCCCCTCCGCCCCACGGCGGGCGGGCGGGCCGGCCGTTCTCACCGGCGCGGCCGCGGGGTAGCGTCGTGGCGTGAGCACCGTGAAGCCCGACACCCAGAGCGCCGCCGCAGCCGATGTCCGCCTCCAGACCGTCACGGGGCGCATCCCGGTGATGGACGTGCAGCCCGTGGTGCTGGACGGCCGGTTCCCGGCCAAGGCCGTGGTCGGCGAGGACATCCCCGTCCGCGCCACCGTGTTCCGCGAGGGCCACGACTCCGTGCGCGCCACCGTCCGCCTGCTCGACCCGGCCGGCGCCGAGGTGCAGCGCGTGCAGATGCGTCCGGGCCGGCCCGGGCTGGACGAGGTCGTGGCCACGCTGCGGCCCGCCGAGCCGGGCCTGCACCAGTTCGTGGTCGAGGGCTGGGACGACCCGGTGGGCTCGTGGAAGCACGCGGCCACCGTCAAGATCGCCGCCGGCATCGACGTGGAGCTGATGCTCGCCGAGGGCGCCGCCCTGTTCCGCCGGGCCGCCGAGGACGCGGAGCGCTCGGCCGAGGACCGCGCCGTGTTCGAGGAGGTCGTTCGCGGCCTCGAGGACGAGTCCCTCATCCCGGCCCAGCGCCTGGCCTCCGCCGAGTCGGCGGAGGTGTCCGCCGTCCTCCACGCCCGCCCCGTGCGGGAGCACCTCACGAGCTCCGAGCTCTACCCGCTGGACGTGCAGCGTGAGCTCGCCGGGCGCGGCGCCTGGTACGAGTTCTTCCCCCGCTCCGAGGGCGCCCGCTTCGACGAGGCCACCGGCACGTGGTCCTCCGGCACCTTCGCGACGGCGGCCCGCCGGCTCCCGGCGGTCGCCCGGATGGGCTTCCAGGTGGCCTACCTGCCGCCGATCCACCCGATCGGCACCTCGCACCGCAAGGGTCCGAACAACACGCTGACGGCCGGGCCGCAGGACCCGGGCTCGCCGTGGGCGATCGGCGCGCCCGAGGGCGGACACGACGCCGTGCACCCGGACCTGGGCACCGTCGAGGACTTCGAGGCGTTCGTGGCCGCGGCCGCGGACGCGGGCCTCGAAGTGGCCCTGGACCTGGCCCTGCAGTGCTCCCCGGACCACCCGTGGGTCGCCGCGCACCCGGAGTGGTTCACCACCCGCGTGGACGGCACCATCGCGTACGCGGAGAACCCGCCGAAGAAGTACCAGGACATCTACCCGCTGAACTTCGACAACGACCCGGACGGCCTCGCCCAGGCGGTGCTGGACGTGGTGCGGGGCTGGGTCGCCCGCGGCGTGCACATCTTCCGCGTGGACAACCCGCACACCAAGCCCCTGTGGTTCTGGGAGTGGCTGATCGCGAAGGTCCGCGCCGAGGAGCCGCGCGCCGTGTTCCTCGCCGAGGCCTTCACCCGTCCCGCGATGATGCACGCCCTGGGCAAGGTCGGGTTCCAGCAGTCCTACGGGTACTTCACCTGGCGGAACACCGCCGAGGAGCTCGCGGAGTACCTCCAGGAGATCTCGCACGAGACGCCGGCGTTCTACCGCCCCAACCTCTTCGTCAACACGCCGGACATCCTCACGGAGTACCTGCAGCACGGCGGCCCGGGCGCGTTCCGGATCCGCGCCGTCGTCGCCGCGATGGCCAGCCCGCTGTGGGGCGTCTACGCCGGGTTCGAGCTGTTCGAGCACGTGGCCCGGCCCGGCGCGGAGGAGTACATCGACAACGAGAAGTACGAGTACCGGCCCCGGGACTGGGAGGGCGCGGAGGCCGCGGGTGCCTCGCTCGCCCCGTACCTCACCCGGCTCAATGAGATCCGCGCGGCGCACCCGGCGCTGGGCGACCTGCAGAACCTGACCCTGCACGCCTCGACGCACCCGGACCTGCTCGTGTTCTCGAAGACGCGCTCGGCCCGGCCCGAGGGCGCGCACCGGGACGCCGAGGCGGTCACCGACGTCGGTCCCGCGGAGGACACCCTGATCGTCGTCGTCACCACGAACCCGCACGACGTCGTCGAGGCGACCCTGGACCTGGACCTCGAGGCGCTGCGTCTGCGCCCCGAGGACCGCGACGCGTCCGGGGCCGTCGAGGTGGAGGACCTGCTCACCGGCCAGCGCTGGCAGTGGGGCCGCACCCCGTACGTCCGCCTGGACCCGAACGTCGAGCCCGCCCACGTCCTGCGGGTCGTCCGGAACGGCTGAGCCGCTCCCGACGCCCGCCGTCCCCAGAACAGGAACCGCCATGACCCCGTCCGCCGCCCCCCGTCCCGCCGTCGCCCCGCTCGCCGTGGACCCGGAGGTGCTGGCCGCCGTCGCGCAGGGCCGGCACCACGATCCGCACACCGTGCTGGGCGCCCACCCGCATCCCGACGGCGCCGCGGTCACCTACCGTGTGCTGCGCCCGCTGGCGCGCACGGTCACGGTGGTCCGCGCCGGCGACGGGCAGCGGGTGGAGCTGACGCACGAGCACGACGGCGTGTTCGCGGGCGTGGCCCCGACGCCCCGCGTGGCCGGGGCCGCCGCAGGCGACTACCGCGTCGAGGTGGTGTACGAGACCGAGGACGGCACGACCGGCCCCGTCCAGGAGCAGGACGACGCGTACCGGCACCTGCCCACGCTCGGCGAGCTGGACCTGCACCTGATCGGGGAGGGCCGGCACGAACGGCTGTGGGAGGTGCTCGGCGCGCGCGTGGTCCGCACCTCCGCCGACGAGGCCGTCGGCACGGCCTTCGCGGTCTGGGCGCCGAACGCGCGGGCCGTGCGCGTGGTGGGCGACCACAACGGCTGGGACGGCCGGACCCACGCCATGCGGTCCCTCGGCTCCTCCGGCGTGTGGGAGCTGCTGGCGCCCGGCGTCGGTCACGGCGACCGCTACAAGTTCGAGATCCTCGGCCGGGACGGGCTCTGGCGGCAGAAGGCGGACCCGATGGCCCGCTGGACGGAGGTCCCCCCGGCCACGGCCTCGCGTGTGCTGGAGTCCGACTACGCCTTCGGGGACCGCACCTGGATGGAGCGCCGCCGCGTCACGGACCCGCACGAGCGCCCGCTGAGCATCTACGAGGTGCACCTGGGCTCGTGGCGGCCCGGGCTCGACTACCGCGAGCTGGCCGAGCAGCTCGTGGAGTACGTGCAGTGGCTGGGGTTCACGCACGTGGAGTTCCTGCCGGTCGCGGAGCATCCGT is from Micrococcus luteus NCTC 2665 and encodes:
- a CDS encoding ABC transporter substrate-binding protein, giving the protein MKHRSLPLTAALALAALGLTACGDSGSGGSGSSSAAGGDGSYTVGINQLVSHPALDGAAEGFKEAFEDAGLDVTFEEQNAQNEQATVTSIASTFANDADVDLVAAIATPAAQGTASAVKDKPVVFMAVTDPKGAELVASDEAPGGNVTGVSDRNPVKEQLQLLKDVKPDATTVGIVYNSGEANSKVQVDQAKEAGKELGLEVKEATITNSSEVQQGVQSLSGVDGIYVPTDNAVVSALETVVGYGKEQRVPVISADIDSVERGALGTYGIDYTAHGKQAGEMAVKILKDGAKPAELPVGYADPANLQLVLNPTAAEAYGVEIPAELTDRADQLVEG
- a CDS encoding ABC transporter ATP-binding protein codes for the protein MLEISQVSKTFFPNTVNERRALQDIDLHLAEGDFVTVIGSNGAGKSTILNTIAGKLLPDTGTVAVGGKDVTRMPDHRRAASIGRVFQDPTAGTAPNLTIEENMALAWRRGHARGLSRGVSRARRAMFRDELTKLELGLENRLTAKVGLLSGGQRQALSLLMATFSGPKILLLDEHTAALDPSRAELVTRLTRQVVAEHRLTTLMVTHNMSQALEVGNRLIMMHDGRIILELDEQEKAGRTPADLLAEFGKIKGAVVDDKTMLS
- a CDS encoding alpha-1,4-glucan--maltose-1-phosphate maltosyltransferase; this encodes MSTVKPDTQSAAAADVRLQTVTGRIPVMDVQPVVLDGRFPAKAVVGEDIPVRATVFREGHDSVRATVRLLDPAGAEVQRVQMRPGRPGLDEVVATLRPAEPGLHQFVVEGWDDPVGSWKHAATVKIAAGIDVELMLAEGAALFRRAAEDAERSAEDRAVFEEVVRGLEDESLIPAQRLASAESAEVSAVLHARPVREHLTSSELYPLDVQRELAGRGAWYEFFPRSEGARFDEATGTWSSGTFATAARRLPAVARMGFQVAYLPPIHPIGTSHRKGPNNTLTAGPQDPGSPWAIGAPEGGHDAVHPDLGTVEDFEAFVAAAADAGLEVALDLALQCSPDHPWVAAHPEWFTTRVDGTIAYAENPPKKYQDIYPLNFDNDPDGLAQAVLDVVRGWVARGVHIFRVDNPHTKPLWFWEWLIAKVRAEEPRAVFLAEAFTRPAMMHALGKVGFQQSYGYFTWRNTAEELAEYLQEISHETPAFYRPNLFVNTPDILTEYLQHGGPGAFRIRAVVAAMASPLWGVYAGFELFEHVARPGAEEYIDNEKYEYRPRDWEGAEAAGASLAPYLTRLNEIRAAHPALGDLQNLTLHASTHPDLLVFSKTRSARPEGAHRDAEAVTDVGPAEDTLIVVVTTNPHDVVEATLDLDLEALRLRPEDRDASGAVEVEDLLTGQRWQWGRTPYVRLDPNVEPAHVLRVVRNG
- the ispF gene encoding 2-C-methyl-D-erythritol 2,4-cyclodiphosphate synthase; the protein is MPTALVIAAAGAGTRLGAGLPKALAPLADGRTLLRHCLESVAAARAAGLALDAVVVLTPPTEVDAGRVAAEVDAGPRLDVPVHCVPGGAERADSVRAGLAAASRALADFAPAGAPRRVLVHDAARALTPPSVFGAVTAALETGAVAAVPGLPLTDTVKQVTPGRGGVDVVAATPARAGLRAIQTPQGFDLDTLLAAHEAVRADPTLDAAALTDDAMVMEAAGHEVVVVPGDPAAFKVTAPGDLDLARLELARRAPQEEAPMDQPARPAAAPAPLPRVGIGTDVHAWAPEDAPRPLWLGGIHWPGERGVAATSDGDVVAHAACNALLSAAGLGDLGAVFGVDRPEMADASGADMLREVLRLLTEAGLAVGNVAVQVVAPRPKVGTRRAEMEAALSAALGGAPVSVSAATTDRLGFIGRREGLVGIATALVVPAA
- a CDS encoding ABC transporter permease, yielding MLTAVELGLIYAVVALGVYLTFRILDFPDLTVDGSFTTGAATAAVLITGGTPVPLAMLAAFVAGALAGLVTGLLHTKGRIDGLLAGILTMIALYSINLRIMGKANIPLLGQDTLFTWLDDLGLARNWGSILVLFLGVFVVKLILDWFLHTDLGLALQATGDNEEMIRSYGVSTDRMKILGLMISNGLVALGGSLLAMYQGFADISMGIGLILVGLASVIVGQAVFGQRTVFWATLAVIVGAVLYRLIIQFALNAGLSPNDMKLISAALVVVALLLPRFGFAKRLSLRTRGTAATPGPAAAAPATAGMPLTGEPGGATPAASAPEEAPRA
- the rlmB gene encoding 23S rRNA (guanosine(2251)-2'-O)-methyltransferase RlmB, producing MSTAPRSGGSRKPKGKKGPMKGTGGHGRKALEGRGPTPKAEDRVYHKAHRAKQLAERSAAKRGSVTDQVRGRVKLTDETVSGRNPVLEALRAGIPAKALHVAVRIEMDDRVKEALRLCLEQGVPVLENTKPELDRLSGEAVHQGIVLQIPPYEYADATALALDALAKHEKGHLRTPPLLIALDGITDPRNLGAIIRAGSAFDADGVIVPERRSVGVTATAWRTSAGAAARVPVAQAGNLNTTLVDLHKAGYFVLGLDGGGDVCLPGLALATEPLVLVVGAEGKGLSRMVREHCQQIVSIPIDSTMESLNASMAVGISLYEISVQRAGGR
- the cysS gene encoding cysteine--tRNA ligase; the protein is MAQRFYDTRTAQIRDFEPLVPGEASVYYCGATVQGMPHVGHVRSAIVFDILIRWLEATGLRVTSVRNVTDIDDKILDRSAASHEAGFEASDLYPAREPWWALAYRFEKAFDAAYLALGVRRPTYEPRATGHVPEMFALIERLMERGHAYPAQDGSGDVYFDVRSWERYGELTRQRVEDMQDAPDADPRGKRDPHDFALWKGAKPGEPATAVWESPWGAGRPGWHLECSAMSTKYLGAEFDIHGGGLDLRFPHHENELAQSAAAGDGFARFWLHNGLVTYGGEKMSKSVGNTISPEEMLGMARPTAVRYFLGQAHYRSQLDYRPGALDEAEAVVERIEGFTARARAAGAVPPAPDGALADRVPAAFRTAMEDDLNVPQALAALHEAVRAGNSALAGQDLDAAAARLAEVEAMTAVLGLDDVPEGDDAAAGPVSDALDSLVRSQIEARAQARADKDWATADRIRDALAAAGVVVEDGADGATWRLAD
- a CDS encoding response regulator transcription factor → MSRILIVEDEESFSDPLSYLLEKEGFEVTVAADGNEALSVFERDSADLILLDLMLPGMSGTEVCRQVRQRSNVPVIMLTAKDSEIDKVVGLELGADDYVTKPYSSRELVARVRAVLRRQGEQEEPMSATISAGPVRMDVERHVVSVDGEQVSLPLKEFELLEMLLRNAGRVLTRGQLIDRVWGSDYVGDTKTLDVHVKRLRSKIEPDPSSPRYLVTVRGLGYKFEA
- a CDS encoding CarD family transcriptional regulator, with the translated sequence MVFEVGETVVYPHHGAARIEEIKMRTIKGEEKMYLKLKVAQGDLTIEVPAENVDLVGVRDVVDAEGLEHVMEVLRAEHVEEPTNWSRRYKANLEKLASGDVNKVAEVVRDLWRRDQDRGLSAGEKRMLSKARQVLVSELALAKKVTEEEAEGRLDKVLEG